A stretch of the Chelonoidis abingdonii isolate Lonesome George chromosome 11, CheloAbing_2.0, whole genome shotgun sequence genome encodes the following:
- the CNTROB gene encoding LOW QUALITY PROTEIN: centrobin (The sequence of the model RefSeq protein was modified relative to this genomic sequence to represent the inferred CDS: inserted 2 bases in 1 codon), with the protein MAEKGPCPGLDASLRSEDLLSDMEPLPLSAPATPAQPFGSEVTAQLYASLRRSRQAELDACSQLQPPDLDALAEELSRTLSAGVEASARRKQGGESRHVAEMETVRSHLRTMLQDSRDLPPAGGVLGLGTAQRKDDDSFESDSTTALLAARPLQELSPPGSVCGLEELFPRYASLRLGTPPEPAPTTEPLLLKEALAKERARRKHCERHVQGLQSRALELQQQLAAAISADMKKDSMIEQLDKTLAKVVEGWNRQEAERTELLRGLQAEKEAVQRALSEQQERASQLEARLEQALEVLSREQQAASQQQEEAAALQEEKAGLLRSLEAERQRGRGLQAEREHGQRQLEALRATLEEQQAGWAQRERQLEQRCQALQDESAGQLEREKAAVQREAQRAADAQQVLASVQANAQRLESELEAAQSERDGLQMEISLVKARCEAQKAKLEAELKVALEQQVTERLARVHEDSLRQTGAMREQHRKQLLELSGHHERELGSQLAQFRAELAEREERQRRLVEDYELRLARQEEAARELQAGKWRLEAQRADMVARLQAMMQSHWNEALRVLTXAIPPLSPPPRAPARAVPLQPITQRSSLPPARGPERFLPLAPSGCVSAELAQLLNQSLLSQPGFQPLEPQLDDSAGPGLSLHPPHLAEHPYPEEEGGPSDRETPPDSSLESGGRVLPGQLRPELQYYLSLLLEQMPSDAPRQEGPGGESPPRPTGQAQPHTQPGKAAPPWSRPIGAPGLPHLGGEGGILSPRQVAEVSRLLQLCQAKGRVAPSSEELFAYLRSGDSSGPDVKGDGGHVIPSARRNLDPRLPEAGRREVGPPRRPSSTRPGPEKTHGPSKGGRKAAQIGARASKGGGVWR; encoded by the exons ATGGCAGAGAAGGGCCCCTGCCCCGGGCTGGACGCCTCCCTGCGCAGCGAGGACCTGCTCAGTGACATGGAGCCGCTGCCCCTCTCGGCCCCGGCCACGCCGGCCCAGCCCTTCGGCTCCGAGGTGACGGCCCAGCTCTATGCCTCCCTGCGCCGGAGCCGTCAGGCCGAGCTGGAcgcctgctcccagctgcagccgccCGACCTGGACGCCCTTGCCGAGGAACTGAGCCGCACGCTCTCGGCGGGGGTAGAGGCTAGCGCCCGCAGGAAG CAGGGCGGCGAGTCGCGGCATGTGGCCGAGATGGAGACCGTGAGGTCGCACCTGAGGACCATGCTGCAGGATTCCCGCGATCTGCCCCctg CAGGGGGCGTCCTTGGCCTGGGGACGGCACAGCGGAAGGACGACGACTCCTTTGAGAGCGACAGCACCACTGCCCTCCTCGC CGCTAGGCCCCTGCAGGAGCTGTCCCCGCCCGGCTCGGTGTGCGGCCTGGAGGAGCTGTTTCCCCGCTACGCCAGCCTGCGCCTGGGCACACCCCCTGAGCCCGCGCCCACCACGGAGCCCCTGCTGCTGAAGGAGGCGCTGGCCAAGGAGCGGGCCCGCCGGAAG CACTGTGAGCGGCACGTGCAGGGCCTGCAGAGCCGGGCCCTGGAGCTGCAACAGCAGCTGGCCGCAGCCATCTCCGCTGACATGAAGAAGGACAGTATGATCGAGCAGCTGGACAAG ACCCTGGCCAAGGTGGTGGAGGGCTGGAACAGGCAGGAGGCGGAGCGGACAGAGCTGCTgcgggggctgcaggcagagaagGAGGCGGTGCAGCGGGCGCTGAGTGAGCAGCAGGAG AGGGCGTCACAGCTGGAGGCGCGGCTGGAGCAGGCGCTGGAGGTCCTGAGCAGGGAGCAGCAGGCGGCgagccagcagcaggaggaggcagcagcgCTG caGGAGGAGAAGGCGGGGCTGCTGCGTAGCCTGGAGGCGGAGCGCCAGCGCGGgcgggggctgcaggcagagcggGAGCACGGGCAGCGCCAGCTGGAGGCGCTGCGGGCCacgctggaggagcagcaggcaggctgggcGCAGCGGGAGCGCCAGCTGGAGCAGCGGTGCCAGGCGCTGCAGGATGAGAGCGCGGGGCAGCTGGAGCGAGAGAAG GCAGCCGTGCAGCGGGAGGCCCAGCGCGCGGCGGACGCCCAGCAGGTCCTGGCCTCGGTGCAGGCCAATGCCCAGCGCCTGGAGAGCGAGCTGGAGGCAGCGCAGAGTGAGCGGGACGGGCTGCAGATGGAGATCAGCCTGGTGAAG GCGCGGTGTGAGGCACAGAAGGCGAAGCTGGAGGCGGAGCTGAAGGTGGCGTTGGAGCAGCAGGTGACGGAGAGGTTGGCACGGGTGCACGAGGACAGTTTGCGGCAGACGGGCGCCATGCGGGAGCAGCACAG gaagcagctgctggagctcagcGGGCACCACGAGCGGGAGCTGGGCAGTCAGCTGGCGCAATTCCGGGCCGAGCTGGCCGAGCGTGAGGAGCGTCAGCGGCGCCTGGTGGAGGACTATGAGCTGAG GCTGGCCAGGCAGGAGGAGGCGGCGCGGGAGCTGCAGGCCGGGAAGTGGCGGCTGGAGGCCCAGCGAGCGGACATGGTGGCCCGGCTCCAGGCCATGATGCAGTCGCACTGGAACGAGGCCCTGCGGGTGCTGAC GGCGATTCCTCCTCTCAGTCCCCCGCCAAGGGCCCCCGCCAG AGCCGTGCCCCTGCAGCCCATCACCCAGCGCAGCTCTCTGCCCCCGGCGCGGGGTCCCGAGCGCTTCCTGCCCCTGGCGCCCAGCGGGTGCGTTTCCGCCGAGCTGGCCCAGCTCCTGAACCAGAGCCTCCTGAGCCAGCCgggcttccagccactggagccGCAGCTCGACGACTCTGCCGGCCCAG GGCTGAGCTTGCACCCCCCTCACCTGGCGGAGCACCCCTACCCCGAGGAGGAGGGGGGGCCGAGCGATCGCGAGACCCCCCCAGACAGCAGCCTGGAGAGCGGGGGGCGGGTGCTCCCCGGCCAGCTGCGCCCGGAGCTGCAGTACTACTTGTCGCTG CTGCTGGAGCAGATGCCGAGTGACGCCCCCAGGCAGGAGGGGCCGGGGGGTGAGAGTCCCCCCCGACCCAcgggccaggcccagccccacacccagccaggTAAGGCTGCTCCACCTTGGTCCCGCCCCATAGGAGCCCCAGGCCTGCCCCATCTGG ggggtgaggggggcatCCTGTCCCCCCGGCAGGTGGCCGAGGTCTCCcgcctgctgcagctgtgccaggcCAAGGGCCGGGTGGCGCCCTCCTCCGAGGAGCTGTTCGCCTACCTGCGCTCCGGCGACAGCAGCGG GCCCGACGTGAAGGGCGACGGGGGCCACGTGATCCCGTCCGCCCGCAGGAACCTCGACCCCAGGCTACCCGAGGCCGGCAGGAGAGAG GTGGGTCCCCCCCGGCGCCCATCCAGCACCCGGCCCGGCCCCGAGAAGACCCATGGCCCTTCCAAGGGTGGGCGGAAGGCGGCCCAGATCGGTGCCCGTGCCAGCAAGGGGGGCGGTGTGTGGAGATGA